GAGGCCACGGGATTTTTAACCAAGGCTTTCACTGTGCGGATCAGATGACCGACGGGCACGATGACCGTGGGCGTTTTCCCCTTTTCCAAGGCAACCGTGATCTGGCCGATCATAGACTGCACGGCATCGCGACTCTGGAGCACGGCGGTGACAATCGTCGGGTTAAGCCGCAGTTCACCATTACGCGCAAGATCCAGCAGCGACTCCACTTCGTGGGTCAGCGTGTGCATCGGCGTGAGATGCAGAAAACCCGACACCCCCTTGATTGTATGGAAAGAACGGAAGAGCTGGTTCAGCGCATCACGATCATCGGGAGTTTCGTCCAACTTGAGCAAAGACGACTCGATTTGCGCGAGATGGTCGATGGCCTCGGCGTGAAACTCGGTCAGCAACTCCGCGTTTTCAGCCATGTTCAAATCAAGCACTTGTTCTTGAAAGGGAACTTCGGTTTCAACGGCGGCCGGCGATACTCCGGCGATGCCTTGGCCTTCGTCGGTCGATTGCCACACTGGCACCTCTTGATCCGCAACGCGCGCCTCGATGGCGGGCCTTAACCACGCGAGCAGCGCGTGCAGCGCATCCAGCGTGCCTTGATCAAACGGCCGGGCGCTGTCGAGCAACGCATCCAGACGGGCACGAAGCGCAACCGCGGGCCCATGTAACGCCGCATCATCCTCGGTGGCCGTAACCAGATCCGACATCAGGCTGTAAGCTGGAATGAGACCGTCATCGCGCCCCACCCTGGCCAGGGAAATCTCCGCGGTCAGGCGGTTGCAGGCGTCATCCAGAGCTTGGTGATAGTGTTCGGAAATAGGCATAAGGAGACAGGGATTTATCCCATCTCATTCGTCGCTTTGTGGGAAAAGTTTACCCCCTTTCTATGAATAATTTCATCCGCCGGCATTAAGAAAATCCTCTGCCGTGACGTATGCACCCACACGACCCGCCTCGTCTTTCATCGGGAGCCACACGTCGTCTTTCACACTCACCTCAAGCCACTGTCATGAAAAACTGGAGCATTAAAAACCGTATCATCGCCGGTTTTGGAATCATTTTACTGATCACACTTATCATCGGCGTATTTTCGTATTTTCGCCTGATGATCATTGATCGTAACAAGCAGGCGCTGACAGAGCGCAGCCTGCCGCTCACGCTCGCGCTCAATCGCATCAACCGCAACGTCACGATCAACAGCAGCCTTGTTCTCAAGCACATCCTGACCGTCGAACCCGACCGCATTGCCGAGATCGACAGCTTATCGAAGCAAAATTCCGCCGAGATCAACGAGCTCTACAAGATCGTTGAAACCAGTAATCTGTCCGCTGACGAACGAGCTCTTTACGAGAAAGCCGTCGCCGAGCGCAAAAGCTACGTGAAGGCGCGCGAAGCCGTCTATGTTCTGAGCCGGGCCAATAAAAACGAAGAGGCTTTCGCCGTTTACCGCGAACAGATGGAGCCCGCCTACAAAGCCTATTCCGGAAGCGTCAATGCCATGGTTGACCACTACGAAGCGGCCGGTCGCACTGCGGGAAATAATATCGATAAAGCCATCACCTCGTCGGTCCGCTTCAGCACCGCCGGAGTGGGCACCGCCCTCGCGTTGGCGTTGCTCACGGGCTTTATAATCATTCGCGGAGTCAATCATCGCCTGCTCACGGCCAGCACCACGCTTGAAAGCGGAGCGTCACAGGTCGCCGCCGCCGCCGCCCAAGTCTCCTCGTCCAGCCAGGCTCTCGCCGAAGGTGCCAGCGAACAGGCCGCCAGCCTCGAAGAATCCAGTGCGTCACTCGAAGAAATGTCGTCGATGACCAAGCGCAACGCCGAGAATGCCCAGAAGGCCCGCGAACTCTCCTTGCAAACCCGTGCCTCCACCGAGTCCGGCGCCGGTCGTGTCGACGAGATGCACAAGGCCATGCACGCGATCAAAGCTTCGTCCGACGACATCGCCAAGATCATCAAGACCATCGATGAGATCGCCTTTCAGACCAACATCCTCGCGCTGAACGCCGCGGTCGAAGCCGCCCGTGCCGGCGATGCGGGCGCGGGTTTCTCAGTCGTAGCCGAGGAGGTTCGTAACCTCGCGCAACGGTCCGCCACCGCCTCGCGCGAAACCGCCGGCAAGATCGAATCCGCCATTCAAAAAAGCCAGCAAGGCGTGTCTCTCGCCGATGCTGTTTCGCAGGCTCTGGGCGACATTCTCGAAAAAGCACGCGGCATGGATTCGGTCATCGCCGAGATTGCCCAGGCTTCGAACGAACAAAGTCAGGGCATCTCGCAGATTAACATCTCCATCACCCAGATGGACCAGGTCACCCAGTCCAATGCCGGTAACGCCGAGGAAACCGCCGCCGCCGCCGAAGAACTCAATGCCCAATCGCTCACGTTGCGCGAAGCCGTCGGTGATCTTCGCAGACTGATCGGCGGCAAAACTCCCGCCGGGGATCAAGCATCCGCTAACTCCGGTTCTCACGACCGCCCGAAGCAGCCAGCCAGACTGGGTGGGCGCCTCGGAAAACCCTCCTTTTCCAAGCTCTGATAAACCCTCTCGTAACCAATTAATCCTATGAAAACGACACTCCAAGCACCCTCCGCCACCACGACCAACTCCGGAAAATACCTGACCGTGGTTCTTGAAAACGAAGCCTACGGCATCGCCGTGCTCAAGGTTCGTGAAATCATTCGCATGCAGAAAATCACCCCCATCCCGCAGATGCCTGAATTCGTGAAGGGTGTTATCAATCTGCGCGGTCGCGTGATCCCGGTGCTCGATTTACGCGTGAAATTCGGCCTGCAAGCCTCGTTCGCCGAACGCACCTGCATCGTCGTGGTGCAGGTCACGCTGCCGGCGTCCGTCGTGCAGATGGGCCTGATCGTCGATAGCGTAGAGGAAGTCGTCAGCCTCACCCCGGCTGAAATCGAGCCCACGCCCGACTTCGGCACACGTATCGACACGACCTACATTCTCGGCATGGCCAAGATCAAGGGCATCGTGAAAACCCTCCTGGATATCGATCGCGTCGTGGCACCGGACACCATGGAAGCAATCGCCCGCAGCGCCGCGGCTTAAACAAAACCGCGTCTGAAAGCCTCACGGCCGAGGTTTTCTCCACGCCCGGACTGAGCCCTACTCAGTCCGGGCGTTTTTATGCCTGAGTTACACCTTCTGAATCCGGTTTGGCTGGATCAACTACTCTCGCAGGCCTCAAACCGCGTAAACGCGGCGCGCAACGCATCAATTTTTAGAGGCTTGGTGAGATAATCATTCATCCCGGCACTGATGCATTTTTCACGATCTTCAGGCATTGCGCTCGCGGTCAGGGCGATGATCCAAGGCTGGTGAACCGGATTCAATTCCGTGCGAATCGCACGCGTGGCGTCGAGACCGTTGAGCTCCGGCATGTGCCAGTCCATAAAAACGATTTCGTAATCCCGGCTGCGCAGGGCCTCAAGCGCCTCCAGTCCGTTGCGCGCGACATCGGCGCGATGTCCGAGATTCGAAAGCATCGCCACCACGATCTGCTGGTTGATGCGTTCGTCATCCACGACGAGAATACGTGTGACCAGGGTGCGACCGGTCGGTGCAGTCGGCACCACGACTTCACGGGGCTTTTCCGCAATACCGACGACGAGCGAACAGCGGAACACCGAACCAACGCCCACCGTGCTCTCGAAGCCGATCTCACCATCCATCAACTCCGTGAGCCGGCGGCAGATCGCCAGCCCCAACCCCGTGCCGCCGAAGCGTCGCTGGGTCGATGCGTCGAGCTGGCTGAACGGTTTGAAGAGCAACGATTGCTTCTCGTGCGGAATTCCCATGCCGGTGTCGCGCACCGAAAACTGAATCCGCATCTTTCCGGGCACCGCATAAGACAGACGCGTGACGTTGATCGCCACTTCACCGCGCTCGGTGAACTTGATCGCATTGCTGGTAAAATTACCCAGCACCTGGCGCACGCGGCCCGCATCGCCCATGACCATCTCGGGCACATCCGGATCAACCGTCATTTGCAAGCGGAGCCGGCGCGCCTGCGCCCTTCCATAAAAAAGCTGCAACGTCTCACGCACACAGCGGCTGGGACTGAAGGGGATGTTCTCCAGCGTAAGCTGACCTGACTCGATCCGCGAGAAATCCAGCACGTCGTTGAGAATTGCCAGCAAGTTGTTTCCCGAGTTGCGGATCGTCTCCAGCGAGTGGCGCTGTGAGGGCGTTAGCTCGTCTTCCAGCAACAGATCCGTGGTGCCCAGCACGCCATTCAGCGGAGTGCGGATCTCGTGGCTCATCATCGCCAGAAAGTTACTCTTGGCCTCATTGGCCGTCTCTGCACGAAGCGCGAGGACATTGGTGCGGTCCATCGCATCGAGCAACTGCGCATTGGTCTCCTGCAAACACGCCTGCGACTTTCTAAACTCCATTTCGATGCGCAGCTGGTTGCGGATTTCCTCGGCCATTTTCGCCTGAGACTCCATGACGATGCTTCCGCTTTCCTGAAGCATCGCCTCAAATTTCTGCGTCTTTTTTCTCTCCTGCCGGAGGGCCTGACCCATCGCTTTCGCGCGCAATAGCATCCGCGCCCGTTGTCGCTGCCAGCGCGTTTTCCCAA
This portion of the Rariglobus hedericola genome encodes:
- a CDS encoding chemotaxis protein CheW produces the protein MKTTLQAPSATTTNSGKYLTVVLENEAYGIAVLKVREIIRMQKITPIPQMPEFVKGVINLRGRVIPVLDLRVKFGLQASFAERTCIVVVQVTLPASVVQMGLIVDSVEEVVSLTPAEIEPTPDFGTRIDTTYILGMAKIKGIVKTLLDIDRVVAPDTMEAIARSAAA
- a CDS encoding methyl-accepting chemotaxis protein, translated to MKNWSIKNRIIAGFGIILLITLIIGVFSYFRLMIIDRNKQALTERSLPLTLALNRINRNVTINSSLVLKHILTVEPDRIAEIDSLSKQNSAEINELYKIVETSNLSADERALYEKAVAERKSYVKAREAVYVLSRANKNEEAFAVYREQMEPAYKAYSGSVNAMVDHYEAAGRTAGNNIDKAITSSVRFSTAGVGTALALALLTGFIIIRGVNHRLLTASTTLESGASQVAAAAAQVSSSSQALAEGASEQAASLEESSASLEEMSSMTKRNAENAQKARELSLQTRASTESGAGRVDEMHKAMHAIKASSDDIAKIIKTIDEIAFQTNILALNAAVEAARAGDAGAGFSVVAEEVRNLAQRSATASRETAGKIESAIQKSQQGVSLADAVSQALGDILEKARGMDSVIAEIAQASNEQSQGISQINISITQMDQVTQSNAGNAEETAAAAEELNAQSLTLREAVGDLRRLIGGKTPAGDQASANSGSHDRPKQPARLGGRLGKPSFSKL
- a CDS encoding ATP-binding protein; this encodes MSPVERAMPVPDFHDADLRNVSVHSHAAYMRFSNRLLRPALLLTGVGSTACSLWFVHDWTPPAFLAGLTATTLVAGHWKPSSRFTRLIQAVAPGVMGAMSFHASGRPEALFLLVPVLGLHTEVWSSLTGGGILVGAALMAGMPASAMVLGVLTLGAAGFVLGKTRWQRQRARMLLRAKAMGQALRQERKKTQKFEAMLQESGSIVMESQAKMAEEIRNQLRIEMEFRKSQACLQETNAQLLDAMDRTNVLALRAETANEAKSNFLAMMSHEIRTPLNGVLGTTDLLLEDELTPSQRHSLETIRNSGNNLLAILNDVLDFSRIESGQLTLENIPFSPSRCVRETLQLFYGRAQARRLRLQMTVDPDVPEMVMGDAGRVRQVLGNFTSNAIKFTERGEVAINVTRLSYAVPGKMRIQFSVRDTGMGIPHEKQSLLFKPFSQLDASTQRRFGGTGLGLAICRRLTELMDGEIGFESTVGVGSVFRCSLVVGIAEKPREVVVPTAPTGRTLVTRILVVDDERINQQIVVAMLSNLGHRADVARNGLEALEALRSRDYEIVFMDWHMPELNGLDATRAIRTELNPVHQPWIIALTASAMPEDREKCISAGMNDYLTKPLKIDALRAAFTRFEACESS